Proteins from a single region of Methanocellales archaeon:
- a CDS encoding replication protein, translating into MSFTKIENRILEKIITSNLTKRQLKVLLFIIRFSFGLNKKYAVFDKKDFFYAGISPYHVEGESKKLIVRGVIKWNPEKRMFWINRNLKEWVDKKHRVDFFRG; encoded by the coding sequence ATGTCTTTCACCAAAATCGAAAACAGAATATTGGAAAAGATAATAACCTCAAACCTCACCAAGAGACAGCTTAAGGTCCTGCTTTTCATCATCAGGTTTTCTTTTGGCTTAAATAAAAAATATGCTGTCTTTGACAAGAAGGATTTCTTCTATGCTGGGATATCTCCCTATCACGTTGAAGGTGAATCGAAGAAACTGATCGTAAGAGGAGTCATCAAGTGGAATCCTGAAAAAAGAATGTTTTGGATTAATCGAAACCTGAAGGAGTGGGTTGATAAAAAGCATAGAGTTGACTTTTTTAGAGGCTAA
- a CDS encoding NERD domain-containing protein yields the protein MITPYQKGYQAELELIRRLKRRKDFYTVLRSAGSRSYFDIVAIGRNRILLIQVKSGKGKFRNEREKLRKLKVPRCARKQLKIYQKGRWKTVSVK from the coding sequence ATGATCACTCCTTATCAAAAGGGCTATCAAGCGGAGTTAGAGCTTATTAGAAGGCTGAAAAGAAGAAAGGATTTCTATACTGTTTTGAGGTCTGCTGGTTCTCGGTCTTACTTTGACATCGTTGCAATCGGCAGGAACAGAATCCTTCTCATTCAAGTCAAATCAGGAAAGGGAAAGTTCAGAAATGAGAGGGAGAAGTTGAGGAAGCTGAAGGTTCCCAGATGCGCTAGAAAGCAGCTGAAAATCTATCAAAAAGGGAGATGGAAAACCGTCTCTGTTAAATGA
- a CDS encoding helix-turn-helix domain-containing protein yields the protein MEKGFWAIPKSIAKRKDLSFKAKLITGILWTRKNSDFEAFPSRNYMANALGVSTDTIDRGIRELKEKAGLKVKREGLKRNNRYFFPDWDESAELPNSDSATLPTQESAALPTPIVRESNKDNTVVDESSSLVKEIISHFKSKVKEVKGYDPEISWAKESWLVKQRLAKYEPEKLKELISWYLSSKHSERLGDSLAVCLSTNIINLWKASKASIPYYYR from the coding sequence ATGGAGAAGGGCTTCTGGGCCATTCCAAAATCTATTGCCAAAAGAAAAGATTTGAGCTTTAAGGCAAAGCTTATCACCGGAATCCTTTGGACGAGGAAGAATTCTGATTTTGAGGCTTTTCCTTCGAGAAATTACATGGCCAATGCTTTGGGAGTTTCCACAGACACCATTGATAGAGGGATAAGGGAGCTAAAAGAAAAGGCAGGACTCAAGGTAAAGAGAGAAGGGCTTAAAAGAAACAATCGCTACTTCTTTCCAGACTGGGATGAGTCCGCAGAATTGCCAAATTCTGACTCCGCAACCTTGCCCACTCAAGAGTCCGCAGCCCTGCCCACTCCCATAGTAAGAGAGAGTAATAAAGATAATACTGTCGTAGATGAAAGCTCATCTCTTGTAAAAGAAATTATTTCTCACTTTAAAAGCAAGGTGAAGGAAGTAAAAGGCTACGACCCAGAGATAAGCTGGGCAAAAGAGAGCTGGCTGGTTAAACAGAGATTAGCAAAATATGAGCCAGAGAAGCTAAAAGAGCTGATAAGCTGGTACTTGAGTTCAAAGCATTCGGAAAGGCTTGGCGATTCCCTGGCTGTTTGTCTCTCAACCAACATCATCAACCTCTGGAAAGCCTCTAAGGCCAGCATCCCCTATTATTATCGTTAA
- a CDS encoding helix-turn-helix transcriptional regulator, translating to MPKAKPTNRIREIRKGKRMKQAVLADKVGVFQSEISEIETGERKPNIYLAKKIAKVLGKSVDEIFLP from the coding sequence ATGCCCAAGGCCAAGCCCACAAACCGAATAAGGGAAATTAGGAAAGGGAAGAGGATGAAACAAGCTGTGTTAGCTGATAAAGTTGGAGTTTTTCAATCGGAAATCTCAGAGATTGAGACTGGAGAGAGAAAGCCAAACATCTATTTAGCAAAGAAGATTGCAAAGGTCTTGGGAAAAAGTGTAGATGAAATTTTTTTACCTTGA